One window from the genome of Gadus morhua chromosome 16, gadMor3.0, whole genome shotgun sequence encodes:
- the neu4 gene encoding sialidase-4 has translation MRSPYFPARSVLFRKEANGVTYRVPALLFLPRSNSFLAFCEERLSPSDSEAHLLVLRRGTFYRNYVEWEDLRVLGTAHLPGHRSMNPCPVYDEFTGTLFLLFIAVLGHVSESFQLVSGKNVTRLCCVSSTDGGATWGPATDLTQAVIGDTIKEWATFALGPGHGIQLKSGRLLVPAYAYQIDCRRCLSQLCQTTPRSFCFHSDTHGSSWRLGEAVPGPDSVECQVVSVDAEDGGSLLYCNARSPLGCRVQALSLDRGAAFQPGQLVPRLVEPRNGCHGSVVGFPAPVHLCRPPGGSPAPPPRPSRSRHWTSCSLRPGGDADGPPGREPGQSPGNFLPPTWVVYSHPTWPDARRDLGVYLSPFPRDPDSWAGPWVIYEGPSAYSDLAYLELAPSPGPPSPAAPPAMAFACLFESGTRTAYDEISFCLFTLYELIDHLPGRWAAPRPGPPDAGRPHGPLAAPRPGQSRGRHGDGGVAAGGRTLALRKKDKRSGMCTVC, from the exons aTGCGCTCCCCGTACTTCCCGGCGCGGTCGGTCCTGTTCCGGAAGGAGGCCAACGGCGTGACGTACCGCGTGCCGGCGCTGCTCTTCCTGCCGCGCTCCAACTCCTTCCTGGCGTTCTGCGAGGAGCGGCTCAGTCCCTCCGACTCCGAGGCCCACCTGCTGGTCCTGAGGCGGGGCACCTTCTACCGCAACTACGTGGAG tgggagGACCTCCGCGTGCTGGGCACTGCCCACCTCCCAGGCCACCGCTCAATGAACCCGTGCCCGGTGTACGACGAGTTCACGGGCACTCTGTTCCTGCTCTTCATCGCGGTGCTGGGCCACGTCTCCGAGTCCTTCCAGCTGGTCTCGGGGAAGAACGTGACGCGCCTCTGCTGCGTCTCCAGCACCGACGGGGGGGCCACCTGGGGGCCCGCCACCGATCTCACCCAGGCCGTCATCGGGGACACCATCAAAG agtgggCCACCTTCGCCCTGGGCCCCGGTCACGGCATCCAGCTCAAGTCGGGCCGGCTGCTGGTCCCGGCCTACGCCTACCAGATCGACTGCCGCCGCTGCCTCAGCCAGCTCTGCCAGACCACGCCGCGCTCCTTCTGTTTCCATAGCGACACGCACGGCAGCTCGTGGCGCCTGGGGGAGGCGGTGCCGGGCCCCGACAGCGTGGAGTGCCAGGTGGTGTCGGTGGACGCCGAGGACGGCGGCAGCCTGCTGTACTGCAACGCCCGCAGCCCGCTGGGCTGCCGCGTGCAGGCGCTCAGCCTGGACCGCGGCGCCGCCTTCCAGCCCGGCCAGCTGGTGCCGCGGCTGGTGGAGCCGCGCAACGGTTGCCACGGCAGCGTCGTGGGGTTCCCCGCCCCCGTCCACCTCTGCCGGCCCCCCGGcgggagccccgccccccctccgcGCCCGTCCCGGTCCCGACACTGGACGTCCTGCTCGTTGCGACCGGGCGGAGACGCGGACGGACCCCCGGGAC GGGAGCCCGGCCAGTCCCCCGGGAACTTCCTGCCCCCCACCTGGGTGGTGTACTCCCACCCCACCTGGCCCGACGCCCGCAGGGACCTGGGGGTGTACCTCAGCCCCTTCCCCCGGGACCCCGACAGCTGGGCGGGCCCCTGGGTCATCTACGAGGGCCCCAGCGCCTACTCGGACCTGGCCTACCTGGAGCTGGCCCCCTCCCcggggcccccctcccccgcggccCCCCCCGCCATGGCCTTCGCCTGCCTCTTCGAGAGCGGCACGCGGACGGCCTACGACGAGATCTCCTTCTGCCTCTTCACGCTGTACGAGCTCATCGACCACCTCCCGGGCCGCTGGGCGGCGCCGCGCCCCGGCCCGCCGGACGCCGGGCGGCCCCACGGCCCGCTCGCCGCCCCCCGCCCCGGACAGAGCCGCGGGCGTCATGGCGACGGCGGCGTCGCGGCCGGCGGCAGGACGTTGGCCCTCAGGAAGAAGGACAAGAGGAGCGGGATGTGCACCGTGTGCTAA
- the wdr53 gene encoding WD repeat-containing protein 53: MATRQWHGGHSSPVLCVGAAGGPEGLLASGSEGGQVTVWSQDGTILGSVALAGGDDCTGVAFSPAGPGRLYAAHGETVSVLDPRNLRGVVTAIPGAGEEEINCVAVSEDGAFVAVADDSGAVRVLDAVGGRVCRTLRRHTNICSSVAFRPRRAGSLLSAGLDMQVILWSQQKTRPLWTLSLQEVAEEADGGREQSADKLFNPPLAHCVSVASCGNVVACAAEDGGVHLMRVGAGSKLEQHGLFKAHSQGASQAHFLGFLSHPYWLTTGGNDGQVLLWDLSRSPVVAPDANAKPGAPAAHHRKAKARTKGRATPKGRSHKAPPQGAAAKEVEEEPPKEEEEDEEPGATGNADQASSADEVPKSGPRLQFSHGDKVNWVCPVQLGGEPSLVVADQSSSLTVYSLSGL; this comes from the exons ATGGCAACCAGGCAGTGGCACGGGGGCCATTCCTCCCCCgttctgtgtgtgggggccGCGGGGGGGCCCGAGGGCCTGCTGGCCTCTGGCTCCGAGGGGGGGCAGGTGACGGTGTGGTCCCAGGACGGGACCATCCTGGGCAGCGTCGCCCTCGCCGGCGGGGACGACTGCACCGGCGTGGCCTTCTCCCCCGCCGGCCCCGGCCGTCTCTACGCCGCCCACGGCGAGACGGTCAGCGTCCTGGACCCCCGCAACCTCCGGGGGGTCGTCACGGCGATCCCGGGCGCGGGCGAGGAGGAGATCAACTGCGTGGCGGTGAGCGAGGACGGCGCGTTCGTGGCGGTGGCGGACGACTCCGGCGCGGTGCGGGTCCTGGACGCGGTCGGGGGGAGGGTCTGCCGGACGCTGCGCAGACACACCAACATCTGCTCCTCGGTCGCCTTCAGGCCCAGGAGGGCCGGCAGCCTGCTGTCAGCCGGCCTGGACATGCAG GTGATCCTGTGGAGCCAGCAGAAGACACGCCCCCTCTGGACCCTCAGCCTGCaggaggtggcggaggaggcCGACGGCGGCCGCGAGCAGAGCGCCGACAAGCTCTTCAACCCGCCGCTGGCGCACTGCGTCTCGGTGGCCAGCTGCGGCAACGTGGTGGCGTGCGCGGCGGAGGACGGCGGCGTGCACCTGATGCGCGTCGGCGCCGGCTCCAAGCTGGAGCAGCACGGCCTCTTCAAGGCCCACAGCCAGGGCGCCTCCCAGGCCCACTTCCTGGGCTTCCTGTCCCACCCCTACTGGCTCACCACCGGGGGGAACGACGGCCAGGTGCTCCTCTGGGACCTCAGCCGCAGCCCGGTCGTGGCCCCGGACGCGAACGCCAAACCCGGGGCACCGGCGGCCCACCACAGGAAGGCCAAAGCTCGGACGAAGGGGAGGGCGACGCCCAAGGGGAGGAGCCACAAGGCCCCGCCCCAAGGCGCAGCCGCCAAGGAGGTCGAGGAAGAGCCGccgaaggaggaggaagaggacgaagaACCGGGAGCGACAGGAAACGCAGATCAGGCGTCGAGCGCGGACGAGGTGCCGAAGTCCGGGCCGCGGCTCCAGTTCAGCCACGGAGACAAGGTGAACTGGGTTTGCCCCGTGCAACTGGGAGGAGAGCCCAGTCTGGTGGTGGCAGACCAGAGCTCCAGCCTCACCGTTTACTCCCTCTCTGGACTGTAG
- the srprb gene encoding signal recognition particle receptor subunit beta, protein MDVDSRTDPGGAMEEKEESDMLSTLQPYIEGLRRELEYQEPRLIIGLVVALAVVVITVVFLKYFLTSKTVRTAVLLVGLCDSGKTLLFVRLLSGKFKRTQTSITDSSAPYKAKNDKANTWTLIDLPGHDSLRSQYMEKFKSAARAIVFVVDSAIFQKEVRDVAEFLYFLLTDAVVSRNAPTVLVACNKQDIPMAKSAKLIQQQLEKEMNTLRVTRSAVLSAQDGSVGGSVFLGKKGKDFEFSQLPMKVEFLEVSARGSKGEEGEASLESLEKSLARL, encoded by the exons ATGGATGTAGACAGCAGAACGGACCCCGGCGGTGCcatggaagagaaggaggaaagcGACATGCTGAGCACGCTGCAGCCGTACATCGAGGGCCTGCGCCGGGAGCTGGAGTACCAGGAGCCCCGGCTCATCATCGGCCTGGTCGTCGCTCTGGCGGTGGTGGTCATCACTGTCG tgtttctgaagtaCTTTCTAACGAGCAAGACTGTGCGGACCGCGGTGCTGCTGGTGGGTCTTTGTgactcggggaagaccctgctcTTCGTCAGG CTCCTCTCAGGGAAGTTCAAGAGAACCCAGACCTCCATCACTGACAGCAGTGCTCCGTATAAAGCCAAGAACGACAAG gccaaCACCTGGACCCTCATAGACCTGCCTGGTCATGACAGCCTGCGCTCTCAATACATGGAGAAGTTCAAGTCTGCAGCCAG AGCCATCGTGTTCGTAGTGGACAGCGCCATCTTCCAGAAGGAAGTCCGCGACGTGGCGGAGTTCCTGTACTTCCTGCTGACGGACGCGGTCGTCTCCAGGAACGCTCCCACGGTGCTGGTCGCGTGCAACAAGCAAG ATATCCCCATGGCCAAGTCGGCCAAACTGATTCAACAGCAGCTGGAGAAGGAAAT GAACACGCTGCGGGTGACCCGGTCGGCGGTGCTGAGCGCGCAGGACGGCTCCGTTGGGGGCAGCGTGTTCCTGGGGAAGAAGGGCAAGGACTTTGAGTTCAGCCAGCTGCCCATGAAGGTGGAGTTCCTGGAGGTCAGCGCCCGGGGCagcaagggagaggagggagaggccaGCCTGGAGAGCCTGGAGAAGAGCCTGGCCCGGCTGTAG